DNA sequence from the Pedobacter schmidteae genome:
TTGTGACTTTTCAGGATGATTTTTCTGAAAATGAATTTAATGATCGTTTTTGACTCCTCCAGATCGTTGTTGTCATCGGCCAGGTAGGCAGCGTATTCAGGAGTCACCTTAAGGGTATTAAAAATAGCCTTTACAAATTCGGGGTCAGACATCCAGTTGATTCTGTATTTGTGAACAGCAGCAATATAGTCCGGATTTTGTTTCAGGGTAACTGCAAACTTATTGTTCAGCAACTTCATATTCGGATTCAGATCTTCAGCTGTAGGCAAGTGCTTATTGGCACGCTCTGTAGCATCAATTTCTGTGTATTCCGTAGTTTCGACCAATAGAGATAGCATGCCAACGTACATTTCGTATACGTCGTCAATACTCTGCATTAATGCTTTCTTTGAGGATGCAAGATCCCTTTTGTCTGTCATTTGCCATGCAAAAATGTTTTGCAAAGCTTTAATTCTTAAGTGCCTTCTGTTTAACATGAATGTAAGAACGAGTGGTAAATTACCAGGTGATTAAAATGATGATTTTATTTTTTTGATATCGATGATCCTTTGTTCGGCAATGCGGTTGGCCGCACGTATTGTTGGTATATTATCCGCCTTAGACATTTTTATAACGTCTCTTGTAGCGTTGTATATATTTTCTGTTAGCTGCATGGTGCGTTTTTTGCCAAAACCTGTCAACTCCGAATAGCAGCTGATGAGACCGCCGGCGTTAATTAAATAATCAGGCGCAAACAGAATGCCTTTATCCAGTAACAGTTGTCCATGTACGTTTTCATCAGCAAGCTGGTTATTTGCAGAACCGGCAATGATGGCAAACTTCATTTTATGGATGGTTTTGTCATTTACGGTAGCCCCTAATGCACAAGGTGCATAAATATCGGCATCCAATCCGAATATTTTATCGGCACTAATTGGTTTTGCCTTATAAGTACGTGCTACATGTTGCAGACGGTCTTCGTTGATATCGCTGATGTAGACTTCTACATTTTCGGCTCTAAGCAAGGCGACCAGGTGTTCACCTACATTGCCTATTCCTTGTACTACAACCGATCGTCCGGCCAGCATATCTGTTCCAAAAACCTCTTTAACGCAGGCTTTTATTCCTAAAAACACACCTTTTGCTGTTGTTGGCGCCGGGTTACCTGCACCTCCCAATGATTCGGGCACACCGGTTACATGACTGGTTTCCATACGGATATACTCCATATCTTTGGTGGTTGTACCTAAATCTTCGGCTGTAATAAATTCGCCATTCAGATTTTTAATAAACCTACCGTAGCTGCGCATCATGGC
Encoded proteins:
- the nusB gene encoding transcription antitermination factor NusB; translation: MLNRRHLRIKALQNIFAWQMTDKRDLASSKKALMQSIDDVYEMYVGMLSLLVETTEYTEIDATERANKHLPTAEDLNPNMKLLNNKFAVTLKQNPDYIAAVHKYRINWMSDPEFVKAIFNTLKVTPEYAAYLADDNNDLEESKTIIKFIFRKIILKSHNIIQAFEDKFINWSVDKEVMQGMVAKTIKNFTSEDPFKNTLTPISQDWAEDSKFVQDLFLYTLKNNKEYQDLIAERTKNWESERIALMDTILMKMAICELLNFPSIPVKVTINEYLDLSKDYSTPKSNSFINGILDKILGDLKRTNSIHKVGRGLIEE
- a CDS encoding Glu/Leu/Phe/Val dehydrogenase, coding for MSGNSSIVNSVLDQLSASGHKKVVFCNDPDTGLKAIIAVHDTTLGPALGGTRMWTYATESEALEDVLRLSSAMTYKASITGLNLGGGKAVIIGDSRKGKSEAMMRSYGRFIKNLNGEFITAEDLGTTTKDMEYIRMETSHVTGVPESLGGAGNPAPTTAKGVFLGIKACVKEVFGTDMLAGRSVVVQGIGNVGEHLVALLRAENVEVYISDINEDRLQHVARTYKAKPISADKIFGLDADIYAPCALGATVNDKTIHKMKFAIIAGSANNQLADENVHGQLLLDKGILFAPDYLINAGGLISCYSELTGFGKKRTMQLTENIYNATRDVIKMSKADNIPTIRAANRIAEQRIIDIKKIKSSF